One window from the genome of Osmerus mordax isolate fOsmMor3 chromosome 19, fOsmMor3.pri, whole genome shotgun sequence encodes:
- the aifm1 gene encoding apoptosis-inducing factor 1, mitochondrial isoform X2 — protein MLKCRTMWRRLAPLTRASSTLCRQNTRRAVLNNERSPALVPLARMSSEAPAGGNENKIYFLLVGAACLGGGVYAYRTIKGDKDRYNDRLEEIASRPNKSAPDQPETYLSTESPVEPAVETTEAAEPVVEAAPEEPDETAAAPVVESEPEPEPESPPEDLSEPPVVPAQSEPDTAAEPPSSEPTEQSPVVDSEPPPAAESPPAESSEPQSAAETESAAAEEPSAAPVTEPPAPAPLPVPPHAPYLLIGGGTASFAAARSIRARDPGARVLIVTDEGDLPYMRPPLSKELWFSDDPGVTDTLRFKQWNGKERSIYFQPPSFYVSPEELDKAENGGVAVLTGKKVVHMDVRGNKVRLSDNSEISYDKCLIATGGVPRNLQVIERAGEEVTKRTTLFRKVDDFKALEKVSREIKSITIIGGGFLGSELACALGRRSSEDGLEVVQMYPEKGNMGKVLPEYLSNWTTEKVKSEGVRVITEALVKNVSFDDGKVQIKLKDGRVVKTDHLVAAVGLEPSTELAKSAGLEVDSDFGGYRVNAELQARSNIWVAGDAACFYDIRLGRRRVEHHDHAVVSGRLAGENMTGANKPYWHQSMFWSDLGPDVGYEAIGIVDSSLPTVGVFAKATAKDTPRAAAEMSGTGIRSESETEAVASSPVASSTLPPAPLQQKDDYGKGVIFYLRDKVVVGIILWNVFNRMPIARKIIKDGEEHADLNEVAKLFNIHDD, from the exons ATGCTGAAGTGTAGAACGATGTGGAGAAGGCTGGCCCCGCTCACCAGAGCCTCCTCCACTTTGTGCCGGCAAAACACAAGGAGAGCAG TGTTGAACAACGAGAGAAGCCCGGCCTTGGTTCCTCTGGCACGCATGTCATCAGAAGCTCCAGCAGGTGGCAACGAAAACAAAATCTATTTCCTCCTGGTAGGAGCAGCCTGCCTCGGGGGAGGAGTATAT GCATACCGTACCATCAAAGGAGACAAAGATAGATATAATGATCGACTTGAAGAAATAGCTTCCAGACCAAATAAGTCTGCCCCAGATCAGCCAGAAACATACCTGTCAACGGAGTCACCAG TGGAACCAGCTGTTGAAACTACTGAAG CCGCTGAGCCAGTGGTAGAAGCAGCCCCAGAAGAGCCAGACGAGACTGCAGCAGCTCCTGTGGTAGAGAGCG AACCggaaccagaaccagaatcCCCCCCGGAGGATCTGTCTGAGCCGCCGGTTGTCCCAGCGCAGAGCG AACCAGACACAGCCGCAGAACCGCCCTCCTCGGAGCCCACAGAACAGTCTCCTGTAGTGGACAGCG AGCCTCCGCCAGCAGCTGAAAGCCCTCCTGCAGAGAGCTCCGAGCCTCAGTCtgcagcagagacagagagtg CTGCGGCAGAAGAACCCAGCGCCGCCCCTGTCACTGAGCCCCCTGCACCCGCCCCCCTCCCGGTCCCCCCTCACGCCCCCTACCTCCTGATCGGAGGGGGCACTGCCTCCTTCGCAGCTGCCAGGTCGATCCGGGCCAGGGACCCAGGAGCCAGG gtgttgaTAGTCACTGACGAGGGGGATCTCCCGTATATGAGGCCCCCGCTGTCCAAGGAGCTGTGGTTCTCTGACGACCCGGGGGTGACCGACACCCTGCGCTTCAAACAGTGGaacgggaaggagaggag tattTACTTCCAGCCGCCCTCGTTCTACGTCAGCCCTGAGGAGCTGGACAAGGCGGAGAACGGAGGGGTCGCCGTGCTGACAGGGAAGAAG gTGGTGCACATGGATGTGAGAGGAAACAAAGTGAGACTCAGTGATAACTCAGAGATCTCCTACGACAAGTGTCTGATTGCAACAG GTGGTGTGCCCCGGAACCTGCAGGTaatagagagagctggagaggaagTGACTAAGAGGACCACACTTTTCAGAAAG GTGGATGACTTTAAGGCTCTGGAGAAGGTCTCCAGAGAGATCAAATCCATAACCATCATTGGAGGAGGGTTCCTGGGAAGTGAGCTGGCCTGTGCCCTTGGCAGGAGAT CCAGTGAAGACGGTCTGGAGGTGGTCCAGATGTATCCTGAGAAGGGCAACATGGGCAAGGTGCTGCCGGAATACCTGAGCAACTGGACCACGGAGAAAGTCAAGAGTG AGGGGGTAAGGGTGATCACAGAGGCGCTGGTGAAGAACGTGAGCTTCGATGATGGGAAGGTCCAGATCAAACTGAAAGATGGCCGTGTG GTGAAGACGGATCATCTGGTGGCGGCTGTGGGGCTGGAGCCCAGCACGGAGCTGGCCAAGTCCGCAGGGCTGGAGGTCGACTCAGACTTCGGGGGCTACAGGGTCAACGCAGAGCTGCAGGCCAGGTCAAACATCTGGGTG GCGGGCGACGCGGCGTGCTTCTACGACATCAGGCTGGGCCGCAGACGGGTGGAGCACCACGACCACGCCGTGGTCAGCGGCCGGCTGGCCGGGGAGAACATGACCGGCGCTAACAAGCCCTACTGGCACCAGTCCATGTTCTG GAGCGACCTGGGTCCAGACGTGGGCTACGAGGCCATCGGCATCGTGGACAGCAGCCTGCCCACCGTGGGCGTGTTCGCCAAGGCCACCGCCAAGGACACGCCCAGGGCCGCCGCTGAGATGTCGG gAACCGGGATCCGGtctgagagtgagacagaggcgGTGGCCAGCAGCCCAGTGgcgtcctccaccctgccccccgcccctctgCAGCAGAAGGACGACTACGGGAAGGGGGTGATCTTCTACCTGCGGGACAAGGTGGTGGTCGGCATCATCCTGTGGAACGTCTTCAACAGGATGCCCATCGCCAGAAAG ATAATCAAGGATGGCGAGGAGCACGCGGATCTGAACGAGGTTGCCAAGCTCTTCAACATTCACGATGACTGA
- the aifm1 gene encoding apoptosis-inducing factor 1, mitochondrial isoform X3, producing MLKCRTMWRRLAPLTRASSTLCRQNTRRAVLNNERSPALVPLARMSSEAPAGGNENKIYFLLVGAACLGGGVYAYRTIKGDKDRYNDRLEEIASRPNKSAPDQPETYLSTESPVEPAVETTEAAAEEPSAAPVTEPPAPAPLPVPPHAPYLLIGGGTASFAAARSIRARDPGARVLIVTDEGDLPYMRPPLSKELWFSDDPGVTDTLRFKQWNGKERSIYFQPPSFYVSPEELDKAENGGVAVLTGKKVVHMDVRGNKVRLSDNSEISYDKCLIATGGVPRNLQVIERAGEEVTKRTTLFRKVDDFKALEKVSREIKSITIIGGGFLGSELACALGRRSSEDGLEVVQMYPEKGNMGKVLPEYLSNWTTEKVKSEGVRVITEALVKNVSFDDGKVQIKLKDGRVVKTDHLVAAVGLEPSTELAKSAGLEVDSDFGGYRVNAELQARSNIWVAGDAACFYDIRLGRRRVEHHDHAVVSGRLAGENMTGANKPYWHQSMFWSDLGPDVGYEAIGIVDSSLPTVGVFAKATAKDTPRAAAEMSGTGIRSESETEAVASSPVASSTLPPAPLQQKDDYGKGVIFYLRDKVVVGIILWNVFNRMPIARKIIKDGEEHADLNEVAKLFNIHDD from the exons ATGCTGAAGTGTAGAACGATGTGGAGAAGGCTGGCCCCGCTCACCAGAGCCTCCTCCACTTTGTGCCGGCAAAACACAAGGAGAGCAG TGTTGAACAACGAGAGAAGCCCGGCCTTGGTTCCTCTGGCACGCATGTCATCAGAAGCTCCAGCAGGTGGCAACGAAAACAAAATCTATTTCCTCCTGGTAGGAGCAGCCTGCCTCGGGGGAGGAGTATAT GCATACCGTACCATCAAAGGAGACAAAGATAGATATAATGATCGACTTGAAGAAATAGCTTCCAGACCAAATAAGTCTGCCCCAGATCAGCCAGAAACATACCTGTCAACGGAGTCACCAG TGGAACCAGCTGTTGAAACTACTGAAG CTGCGGCAGAAGAACCCAGCGCCGCCCCTGTCACTGAGCCCCCTGCACCCGCCCCCCTCCCGGTCCCCCCTCACGCCCCCTACCTCCTGATCGGAGGGGGCACTGCCTCCTTCGCAGCTGCCAGGTCGATCCGGGCCAGGGACCCAGGAGCCAGG gtgttgaTAGTCACTGACGAGGGGGATCTCCCGTATATGAGGCCCCCGCTGTCCAAGGAGCTGTGGTTCTCTGACGACCCGGGGGTGACCGACACCCTGCGCTTCAAACAGTGGaacgggaaggagaggag tattTACTTCCAGCCGCCCTCGTTCTACGTCAGCCCTGAGGAGCTGGACAAGGCGGAGAACGGAGGGGTCGCCGTGCTGACAGGGAAGAAG gTGGTGCACATGGATGTGAGAGGAAACAAAGTGAGACTCAGTGATAACTCAGAGATCTCCTACGACAAGTGTCTGATTGCAACAG GTGGTGTGCCCCGGAACCTGCAGGTaatagagagagctggagaggaagTGACTAAGAGGACCACACTTTTCAGAAAG GTGGATGACTTTAAGGCTCTGGAGAAGGTCTCCAGAGAGATCAAATCCATAACCATCATTGGAGGAGGGTTCCTGGGAAGTGAGCTGGCCTGTGCCCTTGGCAGGAGAT CCAGTGAAGACGGTCTGGAGGTGGTCCAGATGTATCCTGAGAAGGGCAACATGGGCAAGGTGCTGCCGGAATACCTGAGCAACTGGACCACGGAGAAAGTCAAGAGTG AGGGGGTAAGGGTGATCACAGAGGCGCTGGTGAAGAACGTGAGCTTCGATGATGGGAAGGTCCAGATCAAACTGAAAGATGGCCGTGTG GTGAAGACGGATCATCTGGTGGCGGCTGTGGGGCTGGAGCCCAGCACGGAGCTGGCCAAGTCCGCAGGGCTGGAGGTCGACTCAGACTTCGGGGGCTACAGGGTCAACGCAGAGCTGCAGGCCAGGTCAAACATCTGGGTG GCGGGCGACGCGGCGTGCTTCTACGACATCAGGCTGGGCCGCAGACGGGTGGAGCACCACGACCACGCCGTGGTCAGCGGCCGGCTGGCCGGGGAGAACATGACCGGCGCTAACAAGCCCTACTGGCACCAGTCCATGTTCTG GAGCGACCTGGGTCCAGACGTGGGCTACGAGGCCATCGGCATCGTGGACAGCAGCCTGCCCACCGTGGGCGTGTTCGCCAAGGCCACCGCCAAGGACACGCCCAGGGCCGCCGCTGAGATGTCGG gAACCGGGATCCGGtctgagagtgagacagaggcgGTGGCCAGCAGCCCAGTGgcgtcctccaccctgccccccgcccctctgCAGCAGAAGGACGACTACGGGAAGGGGGTGATCTTCTACCTGCGGGACAAGGTGGTGGTCGGCATCATCCTGTGGAACGTCTTCAACAGGATGCCCATCGCCAGAAAG ATAATCAAGGATGGCGAGGAGCACGCGGATCTGAACGAGGTTGCCAAGCTCTTCAACATTCACGATGACTGA
- the aifm1 gene encoding apoptosis-inducing factor 1, mitochondrial isoform X1, giving the protein MLKCRTMWRRLAPLTRASSTLCRQNTRRAVLNNERSPALVPLARMSSEAPAGGNENKIYFLLVGAACLGGGVYAYRTIKGDKDRYNDRLEEIASRPNKSAPDQPETYLSTESPVEPAVETTEETSPEATAVESPDPATTVEEEIAAEPVVEAAPEEPDETAAAPVVESEPEPEPESPPEDLSEPPVVPAQSEPDTAAEPPSSEPTEQSPVVDSEPPPAAESPPAESSEPQSAAETESAAAEEPSAAPVTEPPAPAPLPVPPHAPYLLIGGGTASFAAARSIRARDPGARVLIVTDEGDLPYMRPPLSKELWFSDDPGVTDTLRFKQWNGKERSIYFQPPSFYVSPEELDKAENGGVAVLTGKKVVHMDVRGNKVRLSDNSEISYDKCLIATGGVPRNLQVIERAGEEVTKRTTLFRKVDDFKALEKVSREIKSITIIGGGFLGSELACALGRRSSEDGLEVVQMYPEKGNMGKVLPEYLSNWTTEKVKSEGVRVITEALVKNVSFDDGKVQIKLKDGRVVKTDHLVAAVGLEPSTELAKSAGLEVDSDFGGYRVNAELQARSNIWVAGDAACFYDIRLGRRRVEHHDHAVVSGRLAGENMTGANKPYWHQSMFWSDLGPDVGYEAIGIVDSSLPTVGVFAKATAKDTPRAAAEMSGTGIRSESETEAVASSPVASSTLPPAPLQQKDDYGKGVIFYLRDKVVVGIILWNVFNRMPIARKIIKDGEEHADLNEVAKLFNIHDD; this is encoded by the exons ATGCTGAAGTGTAGAACGATGTGGAGAAGGCTGGCCCCGCTCACCAGAGCCTCCTCCACTTTGTGCCGGCAAAACACAAGGAGAGCAG TGTTGAACAACGAGAGAAGCCCGGCCTTGGTTCCTCTGGCACGCATGTCATCAGAAGCTCCAGCAGGTGGCAACGAAAACAAAATCTATTTCCTCCTGGTAGGAGCAGCCTGCCTCGGGGGAGGAGTATAT GCATACCGTACCATCAAAGGAGACAAAGATAGATATAATGATCGACTTGAAGAAATAGCTTCCAGACCAAATAAGTCTGCCCCAGATCAGCCAGAAACATACCTGTCAACGGAGTCACCAG TGGAACCAGCTGTTGAAACTACTGAAG AAACGTCACCAGAAGCCACTGCTGTGGAATCACCCGATCCTGCCACGACAGTAGAGGAGGAGATTG CCGCTGAGCCAGTGGTAGAAGCAGCCCCAGAAGAGCCAGACGAGACTGCAGCAGCTCCTGTGGTAGAGAGCG AACCggaaccagaaccagaatcCCCCCCGGAGGATCTGTCTGAGCCGCCGGTTGTCCCAGCGCAGAGCG AACCAGACACAGCCGCAGAACCGCCCTCCTCGGAGCCCACAGAACAGTCTCCTGTAGTGGACAGCG AGCCTCCGCCAGCAGCTGAAAGCCCTCCTGCAGAGAGCTCCGAGCCTCAGTCtgcagcagagacagagagtg CTGCGGCAGAAGAACCCAGCGCCGCCCCTGTCACTGAGCCCCCTGCACCCGCCCCCCTCCCGGTCCCCCCTCACGCCCCCTACCTCCTGATCGGAGGGGGCACTGCCTCCTTCGCAGCTGCCAGGTCGATCCGGGCCAGGGACCCAGGAGCCAGG gtgttgaTAGTCACTGACGAGGGGGATCTCCCGTATATGAGGCCCCCGCTGTCCAAGGAGCTGTGGTTCTCTGACGACCCGGGGGTGACCGACACCCTGCGCTTCAAACAGTGGaacgggaaggagaggag tattTACTTCCAGCCGCCCTCGTTCTACGTCAGCCCTGAGGAGCTGGACAAGGCGGAGAACGGAGGGGTCGCCGTGCTGACAGGGAAGAAG gTGGTGCACATGGATGTGAGAGGAAACAAAGTGAGACTCAGTGATAACTCAGAGATCTCCTACGACAAGTGTCTGATTGCAACAG GTGGTGTGCCCCGGAACCTGCAGGTaatagagagagctggagaggaagTGACTAAGAGGACCACACTTTTCAGAAAG GTGGATGACTTTAAGGCTCTGGAGAAGGTCTCCAGAGAGATCAAATCCATAACCATCATTGGAGGAGGGTTCCTGGGAAGTGAGCTGGCCTGTGCCCTTGGCAGGAGAT CCAGTGAAGACGGTCTGGAGGTGGTCCAGATGTATCCTGAGAAGGGCAACATGGGCAAGGTGCTGCCGGAATACCTGAGCAACTGGACCACGGAGAAAGTCAAGAGTG AGGGGGTAAGGGTGATCACAGAGGCGCTGGTGAAGAACGTGAGCTTCGATGATGGGAAGGTCCAGATCAAACTGAAAGATGGCCGTGTG GTGAAGACGGATCATCTGGTGGCGGCTGTGGGGCTGGAGCCCAGCACGGAGCTGGCCAAGTCCGCAGGGCTGGAGGTCGACTCAGACTTCGGGGGCTACAGGGTCAACGCAGAGCTGCAGGCCAGGTCAAACATCTGGGTG GCGGGCGACGCGGCGTGCTTCTACGACATCAGGCTGGGCCGCAGACGGGTGGAGCACCACGACCACGCCGTGGTCAGCGGCCGGCTGGCCGGGGAGAACATGACCGGCGCTAACAAGCCCTACTGGCACCAGTCCATGTTCTG GAGCGACCTGGGTCCAGACGTGGGCTACGAGGCCATCGGCATCGTGGACAGCAGCCTGCCCACCGTGGGCGTGTTCGCCAAGGCCACCGCCAAGGACACGCCCAGGGCCGCCGCTGAGATGTCGG gAACCGGGATCCGGtctgagagtgagacagaggcgGTGGCCAGCAGCCCAGTGgcgtcctccaccctgccccccgcccctctgCAGCAGAAGGACGACTACGGGAAGGGGGTGATCTTCTACCTGCGGGACAAGGTGGTGGTCGGCATCATCCTGTGGAACGTCTTCAACAGGATGCCCATCGCCAGAAAG ATAATCAAGGATGGCGAGGAGCACGCGGATCTGAACGAGGTTGCCAAGCTCTTCAACATTCACGATGACTGA
- the aifm1 gene encoding apoptosis-inducing factor 1, mitochondrial isoform X4, producing the protein MLKCRTMWRRLAPLTRASSTLCRQNTRRAVLNNERSPALVPLARMSSEAPAGGNENKIYFLLVGAACLGGGVYAYRTIKGDKDRYNDRLEEIASRPNKSAPDQPETYLSTESPVEPAVETTEEPLVLGSEPPAAESQSPPAPEEHAESQSPLPAEEETLPAPEEHPPSETTEQASDTPPDVEAAPVETAAVSPEETSPEATAVESPDPATTVEEEIAAEPVVEAAPEEPDETAAAPVVESEPEPEPESPPEDLSEPPVVPAQSEPDTAAEPPSSEPTEQSPVVDSEPPPAAESPPAESSEPQSAAETESAAAEEPSAAPVTEPPAPAPLPVPPHAPYLLIGGGTASFAAARSIRARDPGARVLIVTDEGDLPYMRPPLSKELWFSDDPGVTDTLRFKQWNGKERSIYFQPPSFYVSPEELDKAENGGVAVLTGKKVVHMDVRGNKVRLSDNSEISYDKCLIATGGVPRNLQVIERAGEEVTKRTTLFRKVDDFKALEKVSREIKSITIIGGGFLGSELACALGRRSSEDGLEVVQMYPEKGNMGKVLPEYLSNWTTEKVKSEGVRVITEALVKNVSFDDGKVQIKLKDGRVVKTDHLVAAVGLEPSTELAKSAGLEVDSDFGGYRVNAELQARSNIWVAGDAACFYDIRLGRRRVEHHDHAVVSGRLAGENMTGANKPYWHQSMFWSDLGPDVGYEAIGIVDSSLPTVGVFAKATAKDTPRAAAEMSGTGIRSESETEAVASSPVASSTLPPAPLQQKDDYGKGVIFYLRDKVVVGIILWNVFNRMPIARKIIKDGEEHADLNEVAKLFNIHDD; encoded by the exons ATGCTGAAGTGTAGAACGATGTGGAGAAGGCTGGCCCCGCTCACCAGAGCCTCCTCCACTTTGTGCCGGCAAAACACAAGGAGAGCAG TGTTGAACAACGAGAGAAGCCCGGCCTTGGTTCCTCTGGCACGCATGTCATCAGAAGCTCCAGCAGGTGGCAACGAAAACAAAATCTATTTCCTCCTGGTAGGAGCAGCCTGCCTCGGGGGAGGAGTATAT GCATACCGTACCATCAAAGGAGACAAAGATAGATATAATGATCGACTTGAAGAAATAGCTTCCAGACCAAATAAGTCTGCCCCAGATCAGCCAGAAACATACCTGTCAACGGAGTCACCAG TGGAACCAGCTGTTGAAACTACTGAAG AGCCCCTCGTGTTGGGCTCTGAACCTCCAGCCGCTGAGAGCCaatccc cccccgccCCAGAGGAACACGCTGAGAGCcaatcccccctccccgccgAGGAGGAGACCCTCCCCGCCCCAGAGGAACACCCCCCCAGTGAAACCACGGAACAGGCCTCAG ACACCCCTCCTGATGTGGAAGCTGCTCCTGTAGAAACTGCTGCAGTTTCCCCTGAAG AAACGTCACCAGAAGCCACTGCTGTGGAATCACCCGATCCTGCCACGACAGTAGAGGAGGAGATTG CCGCTGAGCCAGTGGTAGAAGCAGCCCCAGAAGAGCCAGACGAGACTGCAGCAGCTCCTGTGGTAGAGAGCG AACCggaaccagaaccagaatcCCCCCCGGAGGATCTGTCTGAGCCGCCGGTTGTCCCAGCGCAGAGCG AACCAGACACAGCCGCAGAACCGCCCTCCTCGGAGCCCACAGAACAGTCTCCTGTAGTGGACAGCG AGCCTCCGCCAGCAGCTGAAAGCCCTCCTGCAGAGAGCTCCGAGCCTCAGTCtgcagcagagacagagagtg CTGCGGCAGAAGAACCCAGCGCCGCCCCTGTCACTGAGCCCCCTGCACCCGCCCCCCTCCCGGTCCCCCCTCACGCCCCCTACCTCCTGATCGGAGGGGGCACTGCCTCCTTCGCAGCTGCCAGGTCGATCCGGGCCAGGGACCCAGGAGCCAGG gtgttgaTAGTCACTGACGAGGGGGATCTCCCGTATATGAGGCCCCCGCTGTCCAAGGAGCTGTGGTTCTCTGACGACCCGGGGGTGACCGACACCCTGCGCTTCAAACAGTGGaacgggaaggagaggag tattTACTTCCAGCCGCCCTCGTTCTACGTCAGCCCTGAGGAGCTGGACAAGGCGGAGAACGGAGGGGTCGCCGTGCTGACAGGGAAGAAG gTGGTGCACATGGATGTGAGAGGAAACAAAGTGAGACTCAGTGATAACTCAGAGATCTCCTACGACAAGTGTCTGATTGCAACAG GTGGTGTGCCCCGGAACCTGCAGGTaatagagagagctggagaggaagTGACTAAGAGGACCACACTTTTCAGAAAG GTGGATGACTTTAAGGCTCTGGAGAAGGTCTCCAGAGAGATCAAATCCATAACCATCATTGGAGGAGGGTTCCTGGGAAGTGAGCTGGCCTGTGCCCTTGGCAGGAGAT CCAGTGAAGACGGTCTGGAGGTGGTCCAGATGTATCCTGAGAAGGGCAACATGGGCAAGGTGCTGCCGGAATACCTGAGCAACTGGACCACGGAGAAAGTCAAGAGTG AGGGGGTAAGGGTGATCACAGAGGCGCTGGTGAAGAACGTGAGCTTCGATGATGGGAAGGTCCAGATCAAACTGAAAGATGGCCGTGTG GTGAAGACGGATCATCTGGTGGCGGCTGTGGGGCTGGAGCCCAGCACGGAGCTGGCCAAGTCCGCAGGGCTGGAGGTCGACTCAGACTTCGGGGGCTACAGGGTCAACGCAGAGCTGCAGGCCAGGTCAAACATCTGGGTG GCGGGCGACGCGGCGTGCTTCTACGACATCAGGCTGGGCCGCAGACGGGTGGAGCACCACGACCACGCCGTGGTCAGCGGCCGGCTGGCCGGGGAGAACATGACCGGCGCTAACAAGCCCTACTGGCACCAGTCCATGTTCTG GAGCGACCTGGGTCCAGACGTGGGCTACGAGGCCATCGGCATCGTGGACAGCAGCCTGCCCACCGTGGGCGTGTTCGCCAAGGCCACCGCCAAGGACACGCCCAGGGCCGCCGCTGAGATGTCGG gAACCGGGATCCGGtctgagagtgagacagaggcgGTGGCCAGCAGCCCAGTGgcgtcctccaccctgccccccgcccctctgCAGCAGAAGGACGACTACGGGAAGGGGGTGATCTTCTACCTGCGGGACAAGGTGGTGGTCGGCATCATCCTGTGGAACGTCTTCAACAGGATGCCCATCGCCAGAAAG ATAATCAAGGATGGCGAGGAGCACGCGGATCTGAACGAGGTTGCCAAGCTCTTCAACATTCACGATGACTGA